In Rhodothermus bifroesti, a single genomic region encodes these proteins:
- the pssA gene encoding CDP-diacylglycerol--serine O-phosphatidyltransferase: MLRARWNRDRHGQKQRHFRARLRAYRALRRQHGRRPIPRAAVPSFFTLMNLFSGFLAITQIHEGRFDHACWLIVLAGFFDMLDGMLARLTNGTSAFGVELDSLSDIVSFGVAPAYLVYAFSLKEFGALGLIIAALPAVCGAVRLARFNVQFDGEKREYFQGLPIPAQAAALVALVLNAEGVDLLGRLAPGNFPVLIPIVFVLSALMVTTIPFDAIPRPSLAYLRHHPHKSIAYGLALVLIIFLQQIGLLLVLTAYILHGVGRSIYKLVQAILNTPLETETPQPDPNPNRHHV, encoded by the coding sequence ATGCTGCGGGCACGCTGGAACCGAGACCGACACGGCCAAAAACAACGCCACTTTCGGGCACGCCTGCGGGCCTACCGAGCCTTGCGTCGCCAGCACGGTCGACGGCCTATCCCACGTGCCGCTGTGCCCTCGTTCTTTACACTGATGAACCTCTTCAGCGGTTTTCTCGCCATCACACAAATCCATGAAGGCCGCTTCGATCATGCCTGCTGGTTGATTGTGCTGGCCGGCTTTTTTGATATGCTCGATGGTATGCTGGCACGGCTTACCAATGGCACCAGTGCCTTTGGCGTAGAGCTCGATTCCCTAAGCGACATCGTGTCGTTTGGCGTGGCCCCAGCTTATCTGGTCTATGCATTTAGCCTTAAGGAGTTTGGTGCTCTAGGGCTTATCATTGCAGCATTGCCCGCGGTCTGTGGCGCCGTACGCCTAGCGCGCTTTAATGTGCAGTTCGACGGTGAAAAGCGAGAGTACTTTCAAGGACTTCCTATCCCTGCGCAAGCAGCTGCACTCGTGGCCTTGGTGCTCAATGCGGAAGGCGTAGATTTGCTAGGAAGGCTAGCCCCAGGTAATTTCCCGGTCCTGATCCCCATCGTTTTTGTGCTCTCCGCTTTGATGGTTACCACCATCCCTTTTGACGCAATTCCGCGCCCCAGCTTAGCCTACCTGCGCCACCATCCGCACAAATCGATAGCTTACGGACTAGCCCTGGTGCTTATTATCTTTTTGCAGCAGATTGGCTTGCTTCTGGTGCTTACGGCATATATCCTGCACGGCGTTGGCCGGTCCATCTACAAGCTGGTACAGGCCATTTTGAACACACCGCTGGAAACAGAAACGCCACAACCGGATCCTAACCCCAACCGCCATCATGTTTAA
- a CDS encoding IMPACT family protein has translation MDSPEGDTYRTALAPACAELRVQGSRFIAEVFPINSEAEARAYLEAVRRREHAATHHCMAYRLGPTGAVFRYSDDGEPSGTAGLPILRQIESHGLTNTLVVVTRYFGGVKLGRGGLTRAYAAAAALALDQVHVVEQHVRVLFRLQFAYADTAPVMRLLERTGARICETQYGAATELLIEVPRSHAHAFPEAFAEALAGRGQCCRID, from the coding sequence ATGGATAGTCCCGAAGGTGACACCTATCGCACCGCGTTAGCACCAGCGTGTGCTGAGCTGCGTGTGCAGGGGTCGCGCTTTATTGCTGAGGTTTTTCCCATAAACTCTGAAGCGGAAGCAAGGGCTTACCTTGAGGCTGTGCGGCGGCGCGAGCATGCTGCCACGCACCATTGCATGGCTTACCGGCTAGGACCCACAGGCGCTGTGTTCCGCTACAGCGACGATGGCGAACCCTCAGGTACGGCCGGTCTGCCGATTTTGCGTCAAATCGAAAGCCATGGCCTAACGAACACGTTGGTCGTTGTAACCCGTTACTTCGGCGGCGTTAAGTTAGGACGCGGTGGGCTTACGCGTGCTTATGCTGCGGCAGCGGCCTTGGCTTTAGATCAGGTGCACGTGGTAGAGCAGCACGTTAGGGTGCTTTTTCGGTTACAATTCGCTTATGCAGATACAGCGCCGGTAATGCGGCTGCTTGAACGCACCGGTGCCCGGATTTGCGAAACCCAATACGGCGCTGCCACCGAGCTGCTTATTGAAGTGCCGCGCTCACACGCACACGCCTTTCCTGAAGCATTTGCTGAGGCCCTAGCCGGGCGAGGACAATGCTGCCGTATCGACTAG
- a CDS encoding Mut7-C RNAse domain-containing protein: protein MRTVHLRFYASLNDFLPTRWKQRTFTLGFAGQPTVREILVQLQIPPPEVGFILAENQAVDFDYRPQEGERVSFYPIFYELLPGSPLNALPPERPPRFLLDTHLGRLARYLRMLGFDAEHFPAPDPGDGVLVHRAAQEGRVLLTRDRRLLARKAVRYGYFVRATAPQAQLVEVVDRFALHTLIHPFSRCLCCNVQLEPVEARAVAAQLPTGVRGQYTDFYRCPSCDRVYWEGSHHARMQRLIDQVVRSRST from the coding sequence ATGCGCACCGTTCACCTTCGGTTTTATGCTAGTTTGAACGACTTTTTACCAACACGCTGGAAGCAGCGAACCTTTACATTGGGTTTTGCAGGGCAACCTACGGTGCGCGAAATCCTGGTTCAGCTTCAGATTCCTCCCCCAGAAGTCGGCTTCATTTTGGCTGAGAACCAGGCAGTAGACTTCGACTATCGCCCGCAAGAAGGTGAGCGTGTGAGTTTTTATCCGATCTTTTATGAACTCCTTCCAGGATCGCCGCTGAACGCGCTTCCTCCGGAGCGTCCGCCCCGTTTTTTGCTGGATACGCATTTAGGGCGGCTAGCGCGCTACCTGCGCATGTTGGGTTTTGACGCTGAACACTTTCCTGCACCTGACCCTGGTGATGGTGTGCTAGTGCACCGCGCTGCGCAAGAGGGGCGCGTTTTGCTCACCCGTGATCGCCGACTTCTGGCCCGTAAAGCCGTCCGTTACGGCTATTTTGTACGGGCTACCGCACCCCAGGCGCAGCTGGTTGAAGTTGTAGACCGCTTTGCGCTACACACGTTGATCCATCCCTTTAGCCGATGCCTATGCTGCAACGTGCAACTCGAGCCGGTCGAGGCGCGCGCGGTAGCGGCCCAGCTTCCTACCGGAGTCCGTGGGCAGTACACGGACTTTTACCGGTGTCCCTCCTGTGATCGCGTCTACTGGGAAGGGTCGCATCACGCCCGCATGCAACGCCTGATCGATCAGGTGGTGCGCAGCCGCAGCACCTAG
- the rnhA gene encoding ribonuclease HI, which produces MANVHPKRVLIYTDGACSGNPGPGGWAAILRFGHHEKVLTGAEPHTTNNRMELTAAIEALRALKESCDVELHTDSDYLVRAVEEGWLERWQQNGWRTASRKPVENQDLWQALLEVMRRHRVRFVKVKGHADDALNNRADRLAVEAMRKLEAAMTS; this is translated from the coding sequence ATGGCCAACGTGCACCCCAAACGCGTTTTGATCTACACCGACGGAGCTTGCAGCGGCAACCCAGGTCCTGGCGGCTGGGCCGCTATCTTACGGTTCGGCCATCACGAAAAAGTGCTTACAGGTGCCGAGCCCCACACGACCAATAACCGGATGGAACTCACCGCAGCAATTGAGGCACTGCGTGCACTCAAAGAATCTTGCGACGTTGAGCTGCACACGGATAGCGATTATCTCGTTCGTGCTGTTGAAGAAGGGTGGTTGGAGCGTTGGCAGCAAAATGGCTGGCGCACGGCCTCTCGCAAACCGGTAGAAAATCAGGACCTGTGGCAAGCATTACTAGAAGTCATGCGCCGGCATCGGGTCCGTTTTGTTAAGGTCAAAGGTCATGCTGATGACGCGTTAAACAACCGTGCCGATCGATTGGCTGTAGAGGCTATGCGCAAGCTAGAAGCCGCTATGACCTCTTAA
- the purS gene encoding phosphoribosylformylglycinamidine synthase subunit PurS, translating to MFKATVIVTLRRSILDPQGQAVHHALHNLGYAAVTQVRMGKVVELWIDTPTAQAAERIAREAAEKLLANPVMEDFHVTVTPLDVATPAG from the coding sequence ATGTTTAAAGCAACCGTTATTGTTACGCTGCGTAGGTCTATCTTAGACCCACAAGGTCAGGCCGTTCACCACGCGCTGCACAACCTAGGCTATGCTGCCGTAACGCAAGTGCGTATGGGCAAAGTGGTAGAGCTCTGGATTGACACGCCAACTGCTCAAGCAGCCGAGCGCATTGCCCGTGAGGCTGCTGAGAAACTTCTGGCTAATCCGGTCATGGAAGATTTTCACGTAACGGTTACGCCGCTTGATGTCGCTACACCTGCCGGGTAA
- a CDS encoding ATP-dependent Clp protease adaptor ClpS, with translation MGMQHVWAHANPEREVTVETVEETRLDAPWRVILYNDDVHTFDEVIFQLMKATGCSLPEAEALTWKVHTEGKAAVYEGSFEECFRVQGVLREIQLITELQG, from the coding sequence ATGGGGATGCAACACGTGTGGGCTCACGCAAATCCAGAAAGGGAAGTAACGGTTGAAACCGTTGAGGAAACCCGATTGGATGCTCCTTGGCGCGTGATCCTCTACAACGATGATGTGCATACCTTTGACGAGGTGATTTTTCAGCTTATGAAAGCTACAGGCTGTTCATTGCCTGAAGCTGAGGCGCTTACGTGGAAGGTGCATACCGAAGGGAAGGCCGCTGTCTACGAAGGGTCCTTTGAAGAATGCTTCCGTGTGCAGGGTGTGCTGCGCGAGATTCAGCTGATCACAGAGCTTCAGGGGTAA